CGAGGGTGGCGGCCTCCACATCGGCGCGCGAGGCAGCCTGCTGCTCGCGGGACGCATTGACCGCGGTGGTGTTCATCACCTGGCGTGCGATCATGGCCCGCAGGGCGGAATCCGCGGGCAGGCTGTCCGGAAGCTGAATGCCGGGCGAGGTCGCGGTGTTGCTGCGGCCAAGCAGGAGGGCAAGCTGCTGTGCGGCCGTCGTGGCATCATGGCGTGCGGCGCTGAGCTGAGCGGCCACGTCAGCGGCGCGCACACTGGCCTGCAGCGCATCGGCTTTGGTGACGAGCCCCTGCTGCACCATGCGCTCCACCTGACGCACACCAGCCGCGGCGGTGTTCTGCGCCGACGTGAGCATACGCACCTTTTCTTCGGCCAGCACGGCGCCGTAGTAGGCGCGCACCACCTGATGGCGCACATCGTAGTGCGTCCAGTCTGCGGCAGCCTGCGTGGCGCGGGCGGCGGTGCGGGCCGCCCGCCAACCCATGAGGGCGTCGGCGTTGAGCACCGGCACCTCGAGCACTACGCCGCCCTGCACGTTGTTGATGGGGGCGGGGGCGTTGAGACGCGCCGGATCGAAGGCGGCGGGCGTGACCTGTCGCTGGCGGAGCAGGGTCCCGAAGGCGCCGATGGGGTCGGTGGTGCGGACGAACCCGGCTTCAACCCGGGCCGAGGGCAGAATGCCCTTGAGTGGCAGTCCGGCTCGGGCCTGCTCGGCCTCGGCGCTGGCGCGGGCCTGACGATTGGCAAAGGCGCGGCTTTGGGCTTCGGCCAGGGCGTCGCTCAGCCGGAGCGGCGTCTGGGCCTGGGCCTGAGCCTGGGCCGCGCGGCCCGCCCCGCCCGCCGCAACGGCGAGCGCAAGGAAGGCGGCTGGGAAATGACGTGAAGTGCGCATATCAAGATATTACCATATACGCATATAAAGGACAAGACCTTCGTTATCACCACCATCCCCGGGTCCCCCAAACGCACGCCCCCAGAACCAGTCTCCCGGTCCGGGGGGCGCAACGGTCGGCTTCCGACAAAAGGCTTCTGCCCTACGGCTTCCGCCCCACCGCTCCCGCGGTTTGCTGTTCTTCCCTAGTTCTTGCCCAGATGCTTCTCGATGAACGCCCAGGTCAGGTTCCAGGAGTCGATCTGCTCGGGCGAATCATCGCGCTCGAGGGTCTGGCGATTGACGCGGCGGTTGAAGGTGTGGCCCACGCTGGTCGGGCCGGGCGTCGGGTTCACGTACACCTTGGTCTCGGCCAGCTTGGGCTGCCGCGCCTGCAGGGCGTCGATGAGCGGACGCGCCTCTTCGAAGTTCACGTCGGTGTCGTTGGTGGCCACGTGGACAAGGATGGGGTACTTGAGGCTGTCCACCCAGTAGTAGGGCGAACGGCGCACATACTCTTCGCGCTTCTCGAACGGCAGGCCGCGCACGGCCGCCTGCGTGGAGAAGGAGCGCTGATACGACGGGCCCTTGTACGACAGGCGGAAGAAGAGGTTGGTGACCGGCACCATGGCCACGCCGGCCTTGAACGGCGAGCCCTGCGCTTCACGCGTGAGCAGCAGCGTGGTGATGTAACCGCCGTGGCTCCAACCCATCACACCGATGCGGTCGGGGTTCACATAGGACAGGCCCTTGAGCACCGACACCGCCGACTCCACGTCGTCCACTTCCATGCCACCGTAATCGATGGCGTTGTGGTGCTCCTTGCCGAAGCCGGTGCTGCCGCGGTAGTCGGGCGTGATGATCACGTACCCCTTGGCCACCGCCTCCTTGATGAACGGGAGGTAGTTCTGGTCCATGTTGCCGTGCACGCCGCCGTGCACCCACACCATGGCACCGTGCGCCCGGGCACCCTTGGGATTGAGCGGCTCAAAGAGATACGCCGGGATGGTCATGCCATCGGCGCTGCTCTTGTAGGTCACCTTGGAGAACTTCATGTGGCCCTTGCTGCGGGCCTCGAAGATGCTGTCGGTAACTTTCTTGCCGCGCATCGCGCCTTCGTAATCCGACACCGGATGATCTTCCGGCCGGTTGCTTACATACAGCAGCGAATCACGGCCAGGTACGATGGGCACCACCTGACGAGCGCGGCCACTGTTCTGCGCCTCGGCGGCGGCGGGGGCGAGGGTCAGGAGGGTCAGCGTCGCGCCGAGCACAAGTGGCGTCACACGACGCGGCGCGGCGGACCATGAGGAACGGAACATGCGCATGGGGCAGGGGATGGCAGGAAGGGGGCGGCCGTTCCACCGTCGAAATGGCCTCCCCTAATTGAACGCACAGCGGGCCGCTTCGCTGAACACCCTCCCCCCGCCCTCGCCTGGCGTCAACCTAGCGCGCGATCCAGCGCGGACTCTGCTGGCGCAGCATGTCGTCCGTCAGCCGGGTGAGCCCCGAGCCGTCCGGGCGCACCGTGTACAGCTCGAGATCCTGGTTGTCGGTCATGTTGGACACGAAGGCGATGCGCTGCCCATCGGGTGACCAGGCCGGCTGCCGGTTGCGCCACGGAAAGCTGAACGCGCGCTCGGCGCCGGTGCTGAGGTGCCGGATCATGATCTGCGACTGCGACGGCGACACCGTACGCACATAGGCAATGGTCTGGCCATCGGGCGCCCAGGCCCCGTCGATGTCGCTCACGCTGGTATCCGTGAGCTGCCGGAGCCCGCTGCCGTTGGCGTTCACCACATGCAGATGCAGACGCCCCGGCTCACCAGCCGAGAACAGGAGACGCGTGCCGTCGGGCGACCAGGCCGGGGTGCTGTAGCCGTAGCGCAGTCCGGGGGCGAGGGCCAGGGACACCGCGGTCTCATTGCGGCCATCCACGTCGGCCACGTAGAGCTGAGTGTTGCCTTCCTCGGTCATCTTGATGAAGGCCAGGCGCTGCCCGTTGGGCGAGAGAGCCGGCGAGAACTCGGGACCAGTGGCCAGGGCAATGCGCCGCGGGGCGCTCGTGCGCGTGACCAGGAAGAGATCCTGAAAATCGTAATCGTCGAGCGAGCGGATGGCGGCGTAGACCACGCGTTGTCCATCGGCGGACACGGTGGGCTGTGCGCCGGAGATCGTCTGGCCGAAGAGGTCACGTACGACGCCGGTGCGGTCGTCGCGCACCTTGAGTTGCGATTCGTTGATGTTGCCAGGCACCGCCTGCTCGAAGAGCAGGTCATGCGAGGCCTCGAGTGTAGGGCCTGGCTCAGGTGCCGCAGGACTGTCATACGCGCAGGCCGTCAAGCTGGTCGCAGCACTCAGCGCCAGGACCGGCGCGATGCGACGTAAGGCTGTCAGGTTCATGGAGACTCCGGAAAGTGGACGCCTTGCCATACCGGATGCCGCCCCCCGCCGTCACTGGCTGAATCGGGCAGCATGGGGCATGGGTGGGGCAGCATCGGACGGTGGGCCTGCGTAGACTTCTCCGCGTCCCACCGCCGCCGGTTGTCCACCGCGTCGCGGATGGTGTTCACTGCCCGCCTCATCCCACTCCATGTCCCTCCCTTCGTCTTCTCACGCCACCGCGTTGCGTAACGCAGCTACGGCAATCGCCGCCTGCGTCGCGCTTACTGCGCCGCTTTCTGCCCAAAGCCTGCCGGCGGATTCCCTGCTCGTGCGCAGTCTCGTGGCGCGCAATATCGGCCCGGCCAGCATGAGCGGCCGCATCGTGGATATCGCCGTCGCTGAGGCGCCACGCGTGCTGCGCGGTGGCCGACTTGGCACCACCATGTACGTGGCCGTCGCCACCGGTGGCATCTGGAAGACCACCAATGGAGGCCTCAACTGGTCGCCGGTCTCTGACGCCATTGGTGTGGGATCCATTGGCGCGGTGGCCGCCGCGCCTTCCGACGGCAACGTGGTCTGGGTGGGTAGCGGCGAATCCAACAACATGCGCAGTTCGTCGTGGGGCATTGGCGTGTTCAAGTCCACCGATGGTGGACGGACCTGGTCCAAGCCCATGCTGCCGGGCACGCAGCACATCGGCCGTATCGTCATCGATCCACGCGACCCGAACGTGGTGTACGTCGCGGCCAACGGCCCACTCTGGGGTCCGGGCGGTGAACGTGGTCTCTTCAAGACGACGGACGGCGGAAAGACCTGGACCAACACCAAGTCGCTGTCCGAGACTGCGGGCTTCACGGAAGTGGTCATCGACCCGGCCAACCCAGACGTGCTGTATGCGGCGTCGCAGCAGCGCGAGCGTCGTGCCTATGGCTTCCTGCCGGCCGGCGCCGAAGCGGCGGTGTGGAAGACCACTGACGGCGCCAAGACCTGGACGAAGCTGTCGAGTGGCTTGCCCAGCGGTGAGCTTGGTCGCATTGGCTTGTCGGTGTGCCGTTCGCGCCCCAACACGGTATACGCGCTCATTCACGCCAAGGGCCCGGCCAACGGGCTCTATCGCAGTGACGACGCGGGCAGCAGTTGGCGGCAGGTCAACAACAGCAACGGCACGGCGTGGTTCTATGGGCAGGTGCGCTGCGATCCGACCGACGCCGAGCATGTCATCAAGCTGAATGTGGGCAGCACGGAATCGTTCGATGGCGGTCGCACCTGGCGGCCCTTTGCGCAGGGCGGCGGCGTGCACGCTGATCACCACGCGCTCTGGATCAATCCCGAAGACGGCGATCACTACGTGCTTGGCAACGACGGTGGCGTGGACATCTCCAACGACCGCGGCCGCAGCTGGTACAACGTGGAGAACATCGTCGGCGCGCAATTCTACGCCATCTCCACCGACGATCGCTGGCCGTTCTATCACGTGTATGGTGGTCTGCAGGACAATCAGACCTGGGGCGGTCCCAATCGTACGCGCAACGCCTTCGGTCCGACCAATGCTGACTGGTATCGCATGGCCGGCGGCGACGGGTTCTTCAATGTGGTGGATCGCTTTGATCCGGATATCGTGTACGCCGAGTCGCAGAACGGTGGCATTCAGCGCTTCAACGCGCGCACGGGGCAGCTCAAGGGCATCAAGCCGCCCGCCCGGGATGGCGAGAAGCACCGCTACAACTGGAGCGCGCCCATCGTGCCGTCGCGGCACCAGAAGGGTGTGGTGTACTTCGCCGCGAACTACCTGTTCAAGAGCACGGACATGGGGGATTCGTGGAAGACCATCAGCCCCGATCTCACGCGCAATATCGATCGGGACCAGCTGCCCATGCGTGGCAGCGTGCCGCCCAAGGATGCACTGGGCCTGCACGAAGGCACGGCCGCCTTTGGCAACATCAGTGCGGTGAGTGAGTCGCCGCGCCGCGCGGGTGTGCTGGCAGTGGGCACCGACGACGGTGTGGTGCAGGTCACGCGTGACGATGGCCTCAGTTGGCACAAGGTCACCAGCTTCCCGGGTGTGCCCGACATCAGCTACGTGAGTGGAGTGCAGTTTTCGCGGCATGCCGAGGGTACGCTGTATGCCAGCTTCGATGGGCATCGCAGTAACGACTTCAAGCCCTACGTGGCGCGCAGCACCGATTACGGGCGCACGTGGACCAACATCAGCGGCAATCTGCCGCCCATGGCCACGGTGCAGGCGGTGCGTGAGCATCATCGCCAGTCCAACCTGTTGTTCGTGGGCACGGAGTTTGGCGTGTATTTCACGGTCGATGGCGGTGCCAACTGGACGGCGCTCAAGGCCGGCATGCCCACCGTGCCGGTGTGGGACCTGCAAATCCAAGAGCGCTGGAACGATCTCGTGATAGGCACGCACGGACGCGGCGTGTACATCATCGACGATCTGTCGCCGCTCGAACATCTGGCCGAAGCCAAGCGCGCAAGCGTGGCCTATCTCTTTCCCGCGCGCAACGAGTTGGTGTACGCGCCCAACACCAGTCGCAACTCGGGCATGGGCTCCACCGGCTATGTGGGCCAGAACCCCGAGCATGGTGTGCGGCTCGCCTACCTGCTGAACAGCGTGTCGGCCGGCGACTCCGCCTTCATGGATATTCTGGATGGCCGAGGTCGTGTGGTGCGGCGCCTCGTGGTGCCGTCCCGCGCCGGCCTGCACCGGCCGGTGTGGGACATGCGCGTGGGTGCGCCGCTCACGGGAGAAATGCCGCGCACGTCGGCGCCAACGGGTGGGCAGGGCGGCGGCGGTGGTGGCGGTGGATTTGGTGGCGGTTTTGGCGGCTTCAATCGTGGCGCGCCCACCTATCTGGCGGTGCCGGGCAGCTACACGGCGCGACTCACCCTCAAGCCGGCCAGCGGCACGGCGACCGTACTCACGCGCAAGTTCACGCTGCTGCCCGACCCCGAGCAGCAAATGGCTCAGGGCGCGCTCGAAGAACTCGATGCCTTCCGCCTGGAGGTGGTGCGCTTCCAGAAGTCGGTCACCACGGCGCAGCAGCAGGCCGACAGCGTGATTGCTCGCTATGCGGCGGTGCGCAAGGCAGTGGAGGCTGCCAAGGACAAGGTCACGCCGGCGCTCAACGAGCAGTTGTCGGGCATCGAGCGTGAGCTCAACGCCTTCGTGCGTGAAGTGGGTGCCTCGACGGCCTCACGGTCAGCGCTGGCGCCGCGCGCCGGTGCCGTGCCGGCAGACGACGAGGATGACGAGAATCGCGGCGCCTCGGGTGCACCGGACATGAGCTTCAGCGGGCGCGCGGGTACACTCAACAGTGTGCTCAATTCCACCTTCCCGGCGGCGCGGGCGCAGCGAGAGCTGGTTGCGCAGCTGCGTCGTCAGCTGGTCACGGAAGAGAGCAAGCTGCGCGCTTTGTCGGAGATCAGCCTGCCTGACTTCGTGAAGGCGCTCGAAGCGGCGGGAGTGACTGTAGCCAAGTAGCGCGCTGCGGGGTATGCTGCAAACGGGCACGATGCGGTGGTACTGCCGCCTTGTGCCCGTTCGTGCGTTGTGACTGTCGTGCGCTATCCTTGAGGTAATCATGAATCACGTTCGCCGAGCACTCGGTTTTGTTGCGTTCGCGGTGTCGCTTGCTCAGACATGGTCATCGACCGCAGCGGCGCAAGGCGCTGCGAGCAGCCGTTCGGCTGCGTTACTGATTGGCGCCGGTGCCGGTCGATATCCCTTCACTCCGCTGCCCGGAGCTCGCGACAGCAAGCCGCTGAGTGCCATGCTGACCGCGGGGGTTGAAGGCGAGTTTGCGGACAATTGGAACTGGCTCGTCGAGGGGGAGTTCGCCTTCAACCCCGGCGCATGCGCCGACGTATGCCCAAGCACCGGCCCAGCCGCTACAGCCAGTGTGCAGCGTCGAATCATCGCCGAAGCACCTGAGCGGATCGGGATCGCCTTCGGTCCCTCGCTGTTCTACACGGACTTCGATGGCGCCGAGGTGGGCGCCGGGGTGCGCATGGATATTGGTGTGCTGCGACGCATAGGTCCGAGACTCGGCGTACAGTACGGACTTCTGTCAGGTGGCCACTCGCTGGCGACCGTGCACGTGATGCTGCGATTGGGCAACCTGCGCCCGGCCGCGAGCCGTCCGATCAGCACGCCGCAAGAGTGACGTGCAGCTTCAATTGTCACCGAGCAACGGTGTTCTCGTACTGGGGACAAATGTGAAACGTTTCGCCACCACGATGTTCGCTTTCGCTCTCGGTGCAGCCAACGCCAACGCACAGGTTGGCAAGGGAGCAGCGCCTGTCGACTCGACGGTGCCCGGAATCATGAAGCGTGCGGGGAGACAGGCGAGTGCGACATGGCTGCGCGATATGCTTCGTCAGGCGGATTCGCGTCTGCCAGGTTCCAAGCTGGATGAGCTTGCTGACAGTCTGGCTGAGCGAGCGATCAGGCCTCTAGATTCGCCGAACGCCGAGGGCGGAGCCGCAGCTATTTCGGCGCTGAACCTACTCATCATGTCGGGCAGCAATGCAGAACTAAAGGGCACGCCGTATGCGGGCGCATTTACGCGGCTTGTACGGGTGCTCGAGACTTCCTCATCGCGCGATATGCGCGCCAGAGCGCTTGGTGGTCTGCTTGCGGTTGGATCTCATACGAACGCTTTGTCGCGACTCAAGCAGGTGGCGGAGTCCAACGATCCCCTCGCGTATGATGCCATCAACTTTCTCATCACCGATGCGTCAGGTGGAAGTTGGCTGGGTATCAGCCCAAGTGCTACGCATCAACAGGAGTCAGTAGTTGCACTGCGCACGCTGGCGGCCAGATCAAGAGTGAGTGACCCCAAGGCGGCCAGACTCCCGACCGCGTGGGTCGCACGGAACGGTGGATGAGCGCCAATTGAGCTTTTGACCGGCGTCA
This Gemmatimonas sp. UBA7669 DNA region includes the following protein-coding sequences:
- a CDS encoding TolC family protein, producing MRTSRHFPAAFLALAVAAGGAGRAAQAQAQAQTPLRLSDALAEAQSRAFANRQARASAEAEQARAGLPLKGILPSARVEAGFVRTTDPIGAFGTLLRQRQVTPAAFDPARLNAPAPINNVQGGVVLEVPVLNADALMGWRAARTAARATQAAADWTHYDVRHQVVRAYYGAVLAEEKVRMLTSAQNTAAAGVRQVERMVQQGLVTKADALQASVRAADVAAQLSAARHDATTAAQQLALLLGRSNTATSPGIQLPDSLPADSALRAMIARQVMNTTAVNASREQQAASRADVEAATLGLDAARLDTRRANATLLPRVNGFARYDWNSPTALYAGRPNWTVGVMASWSLFGGGSELADVAGARARATMAAVGHEAARAQAELEASATQRALLVALERLDLMTQAATQSHEALRLVDKRYAGGLATIAELLAAETSATGASLQQAAARYEVIVAAAAHRLAIGADPGQLAALDMAPSGGSDTSSAASSTSSTARE
- a CDS encoding alpha/beta hydrolase family protein encodes the protein MRMFRSSWSAAPRRVTPLVLGATLTLLTLAPAAAEAQNSGRARQVVPIVPGRDSLLYVSNRPEDHPVSDYEGAMRGKKVTDSIFEARSKGHMKFSKVTYKSSADGMTIPAYLFEPLNPKGARAHGAMVWVHGGVHGNMDQNYLPFIKEAVAKGYVIITPDYRGSTGFGKEHHNAIDYGGMEVDDVESAVSVLKGLSYVNPDRIGVMGWSHGGYITTLLLTREAQGSPFKAGVAMVPVTNLFFRLSYKGPSYQRSFSTQAAVRGLPFEKREEYVRRSPYYWVDSLKYPILVHVATNDTDVNFEEARPLIDALQARQPKLAETKVYVNPTPGPTSVGHTFNRRVNRQTLERDDSPEQIDSWNLTWAFIEKHLGKN
- a CDS encoding TolB family protein, whose translation is MNLTALRRIAPVLALSAATSLTACAYDSPAAPEPGPTLEASHDLLFEQAVPGNINESQLKVRDDRTGVVRDLFGQTISGAQPTVSADGQRVVYAAIRSLDDYDFQDLFLVTRTSAPRRIALATGPEFSPALSPNGQRLAFIKMTEEGNTQLYVADVDGRNETAVSLALAPGLRYGYSTPAWSPDGTRLLFSAGEPGRLHLHVVNANGSGLRQLTDTSVSDIDGAWAPDGQTIAYVRTVSPSQSQIMIRHLSTGAERAFSFPWRNRQPAWSPDGQRIAFVSNMTDNQDLELYTVRPDGSGLTRLTDDMLRQQSPRWIAR
- a CDS encoding VPS10 domain-containing protein; translation: MSLPSSSHATALRNAATAIAACVALTAPLSAQSLPADSLLVRSLVARNIGPASMSGRIVDIAVAEAPRVLRGGRLGTTMYVAVATGGIWKTTNGGLNWSPVSDAIGVGSIGAVAAAPSDGNVVWVGSGESNNMRSSSWGIGVFKSTDGGRTWSKPMLPGTQHIGRIVIDPRDPNVVYVAANGPLWGPGGERGLFKTTDGGKTWTNTKSLSETAGFTEVVIDPANPDVLYAASQQRERRAYGFLPAGAEAAVWKTTDGAKTWTKLSSGLPSGELGRIGLSVCRSRPNTVYALIHAKGPANGLYRSDDAGSSWRQVNNSNGTAWFYGQVRCDPTDAEHVIKLNVGSTESFDGGRTWRPFAQGGGVHADHHALWINPEDGDHYVLGNDGGVDISNDRGRSWYNVENIVGAQFYAISTDDRWPFYHVYGGLQDNQTWGGPNRTRNAFGPTNADWYRMAGGDGFFNVVDRFDPDIVYAESQNGGIQRFNARTGQLKGIKPPARDGEKHRYNWSAPIVPSRHQKGVVYFAANYLFKSTDMGDSWKTISPDLTRNIDRDQLPMRGSVPPKDALGLHEGTAAFGNISAVSESPRRAGVLAVGTDDGVVQVTRDDGLSWHKVTSFPGVPDISYVSGVQFSRHAEGTLYASFDGHRSNDFKPYVARSTDYGRTWTNISGNLPPMATVQAVREHHRQSNLLFVGTEFGVYFTVDGGANWTALKAGMPTVPVWDLQIQERWNDLVIGTHGRGVYIIDDLSPLEHLAEAKRASVAYLFPARNELVYAPNTSRNSGMGSTGYVGQNPEHGVRLAYLLNSVSAGDSAFMDILDGRGRVVRRLVVPSRAGLHRPVWDMRVGAPLTGEMPRTSAPTGGQGGGGGGGGFGGGFGGFNRGAPTYLAVPGSYTARLTLKPASGTATVLTRKFTLLPDPEQQMAQGALEELDAFRLEVVRFQKSVTTAQQQADSVIARYAAVRKAVEAAKDKVTPALNEQLSGIERELNAFVREVGASTASRSALAPRAGAVPADDEDDENRGASGAPDMSFSGRAGTLNSVLNSTFPAARAQRELVAQLRRQLVTEESKLRALSEISLPDFVKALEAAGVTVAK